The sequence GGTGTCACTTTCCAGTGGAATGTAACTAACAGCCAAGCGGGTGGGATTACCCAAACTGGTTTATTTACCGCCGACAATCATCTCGGTACTTATAATAATGTGGTAAAAGTTACCGCGACTCGTAATAGCGTGAGCAAATCTACTTATGCTTCAGTGACAGTAACTCAATCAAACATCAATCAAAATCCGGTCTTAAACTCAGTCGTCATCAATCCTACTTATACAACTTTACAAACTGGCCATTCCCAGCAGTTTACTGCTACGGCTTACGATCAATTCGGCCAAGTATTTAACGCCAATTTCAGCTGGGCAGTAGTTAATGGCGGGGGAACAATCAATCAAACTGGTTGGTTTACAGCCGGTTCCCAAACTGGAACTTACCAGAATACTGTTCGGGTTACGGCGAGACCAAGCGGCGCCAGTTCATCTTCTGTGAGTAAATCTGCTTACGCTACAGTGGTAGTAGTCAACCAGGTAATTAATCAATCAGTCTTAGATCGGGTGGAGCTAACTCCCAGTTATGCGAATATTCTGATTAATCAGCAAACTGATTTTAATGCGCAGGCTTACGACAACAACAACACACTGATTTCCAGTGGCGTCACTTATTATTGGTCGGTTATTTCTGGCCCCGGCTCGATTAATCAAAATGGTTTATTTAGTGCCGATGGTTCGACTGGTACAGCCACTGTCCAGGTCCGGGCTAGTCAAGGTGGGATAGATCGCTATGCTTTAGCTACTGTCTATGTTTCTGAAAATGGCAATTACGACAACGAAGACATTAGTTATGTCCGGATTACGCCTTCCTCGGCTTATCTTAATCCTGGTTCAGCTATCGATTTTGATGCGCAGGCCTACGATTACAATGGCCATGCCGTATCTGCCACCTATACCTGGGATTTAATGAATAGCATTGGCACATTAAATCAAAGCGGCTACTTTGTGGCTAATAGTAACGCAAGTATAGGTACCTATAATGATGCCGTGCGGGTGCGAGCCTATCATAATGGTATTGAACGCAATGATTACGCGGATGTGATCATTTCGTCTTCGCAGCAAACTAATTACGGTCTGACCGCTACTCTTTCTGGTACGGATGAAAATGGTGGTACCACTTACGAGGGTGACCTAATCAGTTATGTCTTGCGCTTAAACAATAATTCCGGAAATACTTTAACCAATGTTAACGCTACCTTTGAATTGCCTACCTACACTACTTTGATTTCCGCTACTTCCGCTGACGGGACTCCCACCAGTTACAATCGTACAATTACTTGGAATGCCGGAACTATGTACAGCGGCACCGTTAAAACCGTAACTATTCGGGTGAAAGTGAATGCTAACGTACCCAGCAATACAGTATTGCGGGCCAAGGCCAACATCTGGGCTTCAGAAATCACTAGTTTCTGGGTCTATGCTAATGATATTTATGTAGCTGGTACCGGCGCCATTTATAATGATGTCCCCTTGACTAATACAGGTGCTTTGAGCTGGGGATTAGCTGGCTTGATGTCGCTGATTGCCACAGTTGTCACGCGAAAATGGTTATTTCATCTGATGTTCTAAACTAAAATATATAGTAGTTAACCCGTCCGTCGCTCTTCGAGCTATG is a genomic window of Patescibacteria group bacterium containing:
- a CDS encoding Ig-like domain-containing protein, which translates into the protein TSFLWSIDGKYSTSQVGNVTQTGLFTSGPKAGLYSGALRLLGTFDNKSDLDTVSVTVNTGTITPPITNQILTRVEIVDANGLAISSFGIEPGKTKQFTARSYDQNNQDITNKTSFLWSIDGKYSTSQVGNVTQTGLFTSGPKAGLYSGALRLLGDFAGKALLDTVTVNINTVVQPNVLTSVAISPTTATLEVGHQRQFTATAYDQNGSVINSGVTFQWNVTNSQAGGITQTGLFTADNHLGTYNNVVKVTATRNSVSKSTYASVTVTQSNINQNPVLNSVVINPTYTTLQTGHSQQFTATAYDQFGQVFNANFSWAVVNGGGTINQTGWFTAGSQTGTYQNTVRVTARPSGASSSSVSKSAYATVVVVNQVINQSVLDRVELTPSYANILINQQTDFNAQAYDNNNTLISSGVTYYWSVISGPGSINQNGLFSADGSTGTATVQVRASQGGIDRYALATVYVSENGNYDNEDISYVRITPSSAYLNPGSAIDFDAQAYDYNGHAVSATYTWDLMNSIGTLNQSGYFVANSNASIGTYNDAVRVRAYHNGIERNDYADVIISSSQQTNYGLTATLSGTDENGGTTYEGDLISYVLRLNNNSGNTLTNVNATFELPTYTTLISATSADGTPTSYNRTITWNAGTMYSGTVKTVTIRVKVNANVPSNTVLRAKANIWASEITSFWVYANDIYVAGTGAIYNDVPLTNTGALSWGLAGLMSLIATVVTRKWLFHLMF